AAGCCATTGTGCGGCTCACACTTTTGTGCCGGATAATGTCGAATAAGCTTTTATGATGCGGCAGCATAACCAGCATATCGACCGTATGCATTTTCAGGTAGGTCCTGATGCCATGTAACACACTGTCGTCATAAATGGTGTAGGTATCCGTCTGCACTTCCTGAAAGGCGTCCAGTACATATTGACGCCCTAATGCAGATGTCCGGGTTTCGGGTTTTTCTGGATTTTCGATCGTTAGTACCGTCAGGTCAGCGTCTTTCCGACTCGCCAGATCGTTCAGTATGCGCAGCGACCGTGAATCGTTGACAGACCGATAATCGGTTGCCAGAACAATCGTTTTCGTAGGTCGGATAGGCGCCGACGCCGGAATAACCAGCACGTTTGTTTTCGCATCACGGACCAGATCGGTGGCTACACTTCCCAATAGTTCGCTCCATCCTGAACCCGTAGCCCCTAGTACGACCAAATCATAAGGCTCTTTCACCAGCAGTTGATTCACAATAGCGGCTGGTGACCCCATCACGGCCATAGTTCGGTAGCTATGGTACGCAGGTGCTGATTGGCCAGTCATTTCGGCACGGAGTTGTTTGAGCAATTTTTCGGCCATCTGCCAGCGTTCGGCTAATAGCGTAGCACCAGCATATTCCATATCGGGCTCAATGGGGCAGGCATACAGCAAACAAAAGTCGGCCGCTGTATCGTCGAAAAGGGCCTGGGTATACGCAATCGCATGTTGCGAGGCCGCTGAGAAATCGGTTAATAGAAGGATTTTATACATGATACGTCTTAAGAAATGACTCGGTAAGGTTCTATAGCAAAAACAACGCGCTCACACCCGTTCCAGCAACCACCATAAAGGCTTGCGCCGTTTAACAACCTTATAGTTTTGCTGAACATACGTCTGAATATGCCGCTGGGCTTCCGCTACATCGTCGGTTAAACAGACATACTGTAAATCGTTCTGACTGATCGTTCCCGCCTGAATCATAGCCTGCATATACTCCAGCAAAGGCTGATAATAGTCGCGGCCCATCAAAACCACCGGAAACCGGTGAATTACGCCGGTTTGTACGAGCGTCAGCGTTTCAAATAGCTCATCCATCGTTCCCCAGCCACCAGGCATTACCACAAAAGCGTAGGAATACTTCAGCAGGAGAACCTTCCGTACAAAAAAGAAGTCGATCGTAACGCCGGTGTGCAAATAGGGATTGGGCCGCTGCTCAAATGGCAGCCGGATGTTGCACCCAACCGACCGGCCACCAGCCTCATACGCACCCCGATTAGCTGCCTCCATCAGCCCTGGTCCACCACCCGTCATCACCGTAAAGCCAAGCTCCCGAATGGCTCGACCAACCTGGCGCGCCAGGCTATAATAGGGGTGGTCCTCCTGAAAACGTGCTGACCCAAAGACCGTAACACATGGCCCCACAAAGTGCAGCGTCCGTAGCCCTTTCAAAAACTGCCAGCCAACCTGGACAATAAACCGGAGTTCCGACCGGCGATCTTTGGGCCCATCGAGCGCCTGAGTGAGTGCATTCGTCACCAGCGGTCGAATACGGTGCTGATCAGAGCGAGCCTGGGGAGGGGTTTCGGTTGGTATCATGTTGACAAGAATTGCAAAAACAAACAAGCGTAATCAGCCTAAGAGCCCTACCATTCAGATAGCCATAACGCAGATCTGTAAACGTTCATCTTAATTAAAAGGCAAAGCCAATGTTCTGGTGGCTACTTCTTTCTTATTCAGTCGATTATTACCCCGTCGATAAAGCTGATAAAAAGCCATCGCCATGAGTAGGGTAGCCGGGAAAGCGGCTGAGAACCCAAGCGGAGTAATAGCCAGGCAGAAAATAATGCCACCCAGGCACCCAGCCCTAAACCAGTTGCCTTCCATAAACATCGATGCTGCGATAAGCAATTGACCTACAGCAATGCTTTGCACCATGGGTGTGATGATTGATTCAAAAGACCCCAGAATAAATCGACGGTACAATGGAATGGCGTAATCGGCAAAATCCTGATAAAGCCAGGGCGTCTCCAGCCCGGTACGGGTATTGATGATAGCTGCTCCCAGGAAGAGTACAAAGAAGCCGATCCGCGCGACCAGCGGCCATCGAAAACTGGCGATCAACTGGAGCACCGACAGGCTATTGACAACTATGTACACGGTAATGATGGTGGTATCAAGCGCTTCCATGACTGTATGGATTAAAACAGGTTTTCGGTTCTACTCTTTTGTTTCACTACGCCCCGTCTTACTCAGAATCCGAATCCGATACACAATCATGGGTTTCTCGATAACCGGCTCAGCGACCACTTCCTGAGTATATATGCGTGGGGCGACCCGCCCAGGCCCCAGGCGTTGCGCTACATACATCCGCTCATCACCTTCCAATTCCTCGTATTCCCCCTGTATTACCACACTTCGCCAGCAGGTTGGTGTAGTCATTTCATCCACTTCAAAACATACTTTCGGATTTTGCCGAAGCAGATGCGTTTTAGTTCCTTCCCGCGTTTGGCCATAAATGGCCTGCCCATCGTAGAGATAGGAAACCGGCAAAACCAATACCTGCCCATCAGCATAGCAGCCAATGCGTCCAAAGAACTGATTACGCAAGACAAAATCGGTCACTTCTGGCGATAAATTGTGTAACATGGCGCTCGTGGTTAGACCTATTCAATGGGTTTGGAATACCCAAAACTACAGGCTATACGGAAGGCATATACAGAGCGTCGTCAGGCAATCAGGTGATTATTATCAGTGATGAAAATCAGCGCATTACACCTCATTGATCAGTACAAATCCGACCCTATCACCGTTGCTTTGATACGTATCTAAAACCACCAATGAGTATGAACACGATTGTTGTCCCATCCGATTTAAGTACGGAAACCGATGTCGCCTTGTCTGTAGCTGTGGATATTGCCCGAACGTCCGGGGCCACCATACAGCTCATTCATTCGGTTGTATACCCGTTGCCCGTACCTGCCTATGCCGAAGCGGCCACCATTGCCGTAAATCGTACGCTGGAGGAGTGTCAGGCCATTGAGCAGGCAGCCAGAACTACACTAGAGCGCCTGGCTGCCAACGAAAAATACAAAGGTGTTACTATTGTGCCCGTCCTACTAACCAATGGCGAGGGTCTGGTTCATAACATTACTGAGCAGTCGGCCGACCTGATTGTGATGACGTCGGAAGGAGCAACAGGCCTGGAAGAGTGGCTGATTGGCTCCAACGCCGAAGCCATTGTCCGGTATGCCAAATGCCCGGTATTGATTGTAAAGGAACCCATTGCTCATTTCCAGCCCGAGACCATTGTTTGCGGCATCGACATCGACGACCGACTGAAAGTAGCGCAGCATTACCCGTTCCAGATGGGGAAACAGGGCTTGCATCAATTTCTGTATGTGACTACGCCTTTGGATAATCATGTACCGGAGGGGGTACATGACTGGGTCAGTGAATTTGCCCGCTCACAGAACATTGCCGGGTTCGATTTTGCCGTTCGACAGGCCCGAAACATCCCCGACGGAATCATCAACTATGCCGATGAGGTCAATGCCGATCTGATCGTTCTGTTCACTCACGGGTATAAAGGGCTTCGGCATTTGCTATCGGGTAGTGTAGCGGAAGATGTGCTCAACCACTCAAAAAAGCCGGTACTGGTCATGCGTGTCTGAACAACTGGCCCCTAAAATTCCGATATATTCCTCACTACGTGACATTTATCACGTAATCACCCTTTAACATTTCCGAACTTCACATCATCAAGTATAGCCATTAACAACCATGATAAATTTATTAAAATCAGTATTTGGCGGTTCGGGGAATACGCAGCTCAAAGAAGTCCTGGAACAGGGTGCCGTTATTGTCGATGTTCGTTCGGCGGGGGAGTTTGCCGGAGGTCATGCCAAAGGGGCCGTAAACATCCCACTAGACCAGCTTGAGACGAAACTAAACAAGATCAAAGGCTATCAGAAACCGGTTGTGGTCTGCTGTGCTTCGGGTATGCGGAGTGCCCGCGCCAAAGCGTTCTTAGCCAGTCACGGCGTAGCCAATGTACACGATGCCGGTAGCTGGCGAAATCTGGAATAGCAGAGGTACTGAATTTTGTACTAACCGCGAGGGCGCAATAGACGCAAAGGAGAAAAAACTCTTTGCGTCTATTGCGCCCTCGCGGTTAGTACAGCGCTTTACCCAGCTATTAATCATATACCTGAATCGAGAGCTGAACCTTAGGCTCCATAGTCACTTTCGATTTAACCGAGTTGGTGATGAGGCAGGCTTGTTCCGTCTTTTGAAGCACACGCTGGGCTTTTTCCATATCGCCTTCATGATTGAGCAGAACCTGGGGAAACAGTTTTATTTCGCTAATCAACAGTTTATTGTCTACCTGCTCAAGCTTACCAATGGCCCGACAATTAAAGTCTTCAAAATTCAG
This window of the Spirosoma aerolatum genome carries:
- a CDS encoding universal stress protein — translated: MYKILLLTDFSAASQHAIAYTQALFDDTAADFCLLYACPIEPDMEYAGATLLAERWQMAEKLLKQLRAEMTGQSAPAYHSYRTMAVMGSPAAIVNQLLVKEPYDLVVLGATGSGWSELLGSVATDLVRDAKTNVLVIPASAPIRPTKTIVLATDYRSVNDSRSLRILNDLASRKDADLTVLTIENPEKPETRTSALGRQYVLDAFQEVQTDTYTIYDDSVLHGIRTYLKMHTVDMLVMLPHHKSLFDIIRHKSVSRTMAFQPTVPFLALYDAPLRDQPSKFDKIPFATYLD
- a CDS encoding LOG family protein → MIPTETPPQARSDQHRIRPLVTNALTQALDGPKDRRSELRFIVQVGWQFLKGLRTLHFVGPCVTVFGSARFQEDHPYYSLARQVGRAIRELGFTVMTGGGPGLMEAANRGAYEAGGRSVGCNIRLPFEQRPNPYLHTGVTIDFFFVRKVLLLKYSYAFVVMPGGWGTMDELFETLTLVQTGVIHRFPVVLMGRDYYQPLLEYMQAMIQAGTISQNDLQYVCLTDDVAEAQRHIQTYVQQNYKVVKRRKPLWWLLERV
- a CDS encoding pyridoxamine 5'-phosphate oxidase family protein, whose translation is MLHNLSPEVTDFVLRNQFFGRIGCYADGQVLVLPVSYLYDGQAIYGQTREGTKTHLLRQNPKVCFEVDEMTTPTCWRSVVIQGEYEELEGDERMYVAQRLGPGRVAPRIYTQEVVAEPVIEKPMIVYRIRILSKTGRSETKE
- a CDS encoding universal stress protein encodes the protein MNTIVVPSDLSTETDVALSVAVDIARTSGATIQLIHSVVYPLPVPAYAEAATIAVNRTLEECQAIEQAARTTLERLAANEKYKGVTIVPVLLTNGEGLVHNITEQSADLIVMTSEGATGLEEWLIGSNAEAIVRYAKCPVLIVKEPIAHFQPETIVCGIDIDDRLKVAQHYPFQMGKQGLHQFLYVTTPLDNHVPEGVHDWVSEFARSQNIAGFDFAVRQARNIPDGIINYADEVNADLIVLFTHGYKGLRHLLSGSVAEDVLNHSKKPVLVMRV
- a CDS encoding rhodanese-like domain-containing protein; its protein translation is MINLLKSVFGGSGNTQLKEVLEQGAVIVDVRSAGEFAGGHAKGAVNIPLDQLETKLNKIKGYQKPVVVCCASGMRSARAKAFLASHGVANVHDAGSWRNLE
- a CDS encoding OsmC family protein — translated: METHEYKVNLDWQYARLGRLSSADLTETIEVATPPEFRKGMPGIWSPEHLLVAAVSSCFMTTFLAIAENSKLNFEDFNCRAIGKLEQVDNKLLISEIKLFPQVLLNHEGDMEKAQRVLQKTEQACLITNSVKSKVTMEPKVQLSIQVYD